One window from the genome of Musa acuminata AAA Group cultivar baxijiao chromosome BXJ1-4, Cavendish_Baxijiao_AAA, whole genome shotgun sequence encodes:
- the LOC135648779 gene encoding LOB domain-containing protein 37-like encodes MSCNGCRILRRGCSDSCLLRPCLQWIDSAEAQAHATVFVAKFFGRAGLMSFISAVPSSQRPGLFQSLLYEACGRTINPVNGAVGLLWTGNWHLCQAAVETVLRGGALRPLPNLAAEAHGGGAMPEADGLCPPPRMGFSSFSSAKRRRAPAPSKADYAAACDLDLCLTPRSPRSEREDKRRRPATPSMNSEGSVTTSAESDGGDRSAVEPTLLNLFT; translated from the exons ATGAGTTGCAACGGGTGCAGAATCCTCCGCAGGGGCTGCAGCGACTCCTGCCTGCTCCGGCCCTGCCTCCAGTGGATCGACTCCGCCGAGGCTCAGGCCCACGCCACCGTCTTCGTCGCCAAGTTCTTCGGCCGCGCCGGCCTTATGTCCTTCATCTCCGCCGTCCCCTCCTCCCAGCGCCCAG GTCTGTTCCAATCCTTGCTCTACGAGGCGTGCGGGCGGACCATCAACCCGGTGAATGGCGCCGTGGGCCTGCTGTGGACCGGCAACTGGCACCTCTGCCAGGCGGCAGTGGAGACCGTCCTCCGGGGCGGCGCGCTCCGCCCGCTCCCGAATCTCGCCGCCGAGGCCCACGGCGGCGGCGCGATGCCGGAGGCGGACGGCCTCTGCCCTCCCCCGAGGATGGGGTTCTCCTCCTTCTCTTCGGCCAAGCGGCGGAGGGCACCGGCTCCATCCAAGGCGGACTACGCGGCGGCGTGCGACCTGGACCTGTGCCTGACCCCGCGGTCTCCAAGAAGCGAGAGAGAGGATAAGCGGCGGCGGCCAGCGACGCCGTCGATGAACTCGGAGGGGTCGGTGACGACGAGCGCCGAGAGCGACGGAGGCGACCGCTCCGCCGTCGAGCCGACGCTTCTCAACCTCTTCACGTGA